From a region of the Clupea harengus chromosome 9, Ch_v2.0.2, whole genome shotgun sequence genome:
- the aifm4 gene encoding apoptosis inducing factor mitochondria associated 4: protein MVNPEESMEITEMVCLESDLLDGQMKEVEVDKHKILLVKNEGQFSAVGSRCSHYGAPLVKGTLLGDRVRCPFHGACFNVKTGDIEEYPGLDSLPSYKVKTEDGKVYVTVNTKETKRIREMSHRVPEVCHTVVLIGGGPASLVCAETLRQNDYSGRIIMVTKEGLPPFDKPKLSKAMNVDSERLLLRPKEFFQQHDIELWMKKEVISVDTEAKTVTMDDNTAQHYDQLLIATGCRARPMACPGADLENVRLLESFQDAQDIHNLCAGKKAVVVGTSFIGMEVAAYLSDKATSVSIIGRSEYPFQLSLGSDIGKMTMQMLEEKDVKFYMKNNVAEILGENGKVKEVLLQNGGRLEADVVVFGIGVLPNVDFLKGSKIATDQRNNIIVDKCMKTSVPEVFSAGDVVSFPLAMRGDERVSIGHWQLAHAHGRIAGLSMVKKPTEINSVPFFWTVLLGKSIRYTGYGQGYTDIVFKGKVEERKFLAFYLKDDVVVAAASLNFDPAVACLAEMIANGKVITRVQIESDDLGWLQLP from the exons ATGGTTAACCCAGAGGAATCGATGGAGATCACGGAAATGGTGTGCCTGGAGTCTGACCTGCTGGATGGACA gaTGAAAGAAGTAGAAGTGGACAAGCACAAAATCCTGTTGGTCAAGAATGAGGGCCAGTTTAGTGCAGTTGGCAGCCGTTGCTCTCACTATGGAGCTCCACTCGTCAAAG GGACACTGTTAGGGGACAGAGTGAGATGTCCTTTTCATGGAGCTTGCTTCAACGTGAAGACTGGAGATATTGAAGAGTATCCTGGCCTGGACTCTTTACCCTCTTACAAG GTGAAAACTGAGGATGGCAAAGTATAtgtcaccgtaaacacaaag GAAACCAAGCGCATAAGAGAGATGTCCCACAGAGTGCCTGAGGTCTGCCATACAGTGGTTCTGATTGGAGGAG GTCCTGCCTCCCTGGTGTGTGCTGAGACGCTCAGGCAGAATGACTACAGTGGCAGAATTATCATGGTCACCAAAGAGGGCTTGCCACCTTTTGACAAGCCCAAGTTGAGTAAG GCTATGAATGTCGACAGTGAACGTCTACTCCTGCGACCGAAAGAGTTTTTTCAGCAGCATGACATTGAGTTGTGGATGAAGAAAGAG GTGATTTCTGTCGACACTGAGGCAAAAACAGTGACCATGGATGACAACACAGCGCAGCACTATGACCAGCTGCTGATCGCCACTGGCTGCAG AGCTAGGCCAATGGCATGTCCTGGGGCAGACCTAGAGAATGTGAGGCTCCTGGAGAGCTTTCAAGATGCCCAAGACATTCATAACCTGTGTGCTGGCAAGAAGGCTGTCGTAGTTGGGACCTCGTTCATAG GTATGGAGGTGGCAGCCTATTTGTCAGACAAAGCTACCAGTGTATCAATTATTGGAAGGTCTGAATATCCCTTCCAGTTGTCGCTAGGATCGGACATTGGCAAAATGACCATGCAG ATGTTGGAGGAGAAAGATGTGAAGTTTTACATGAAAAATAATGTTGCTGAGATACTTGGAGAGAATGGAAAG GTCAAAGAGGTTTTGTTGCAAAATGGAGGACGCCTAGAGGCAGACGTTGTGGTCTTTGGAATAG GTGTCCTTCCCAATGTAGATTTTCTGAAAGGAAGCAAGATTGCAACAGACCAAAGAAATAACATTATTGTTGATAAG TGCATGAAGACCAGTGTCCCAGAAGTGTTCTCTGCAGGAGATGTGGTGTCGTTCCCTCTTGCCATGCGTGGAGATGAGCGCGTCAGCATTGGGCACTGGCAGCTGGCACATGCTCATG GAAGGATAGCAGGACTCTCCATGGTGAAAAAACCAACTGAGATCAATTCTGTCCCTTTTTTCTGGACTGTGCTCTTGGGAAAGAGCATTCGATACACAG gCTATGGCCAAGGATATACTGACATTGTGTTCAAGGGcaaagtggaagaaagaaaattTCTAGCCTTCTACCTGAA